The Anguilla rostrata isolate EN2019 chromosome 18, ASM1855537v3, whole genome shotgun sequence genome has a window encoding:
- the prr18 gene encoding proline-rich protein 18 has protein sequence MPFPPINLHQRITSPGKELFRKKKPNIVPPQSLLSSKMKEENDSEKEKLSTSWPSANLKQLGRKPQPQKSKLPTHVAPGTLGMEDKNSWLTLPKPLANSCDSVPRSSSGESATLKSSKHSSRSSLAKGDGVEEIHFSLSLTPEAILVIQKRNLEKQMMAKQQKCCASADFRHRRVFPSRRAQGASKTNVPVAKLESPEDISAIVKISLLNDQYKYDDVEYEEEDGDVDETVVRKCKEWLKGVESAAAFGKVDKLATLPHLKS, from the coding sequence ATGCCTTTTCCTCCAATTAATCTGCACCAGCGGATCACGTCGCCCGGGAAGGAACTCTTCAGGAAAAAGAAACCCAACATCGTGCCGCCCCAGTCTCTGCTTAGTAGTAAAATGAAAGAAGAGAATGATTCTGAAAAGGAGAAACTATCTACGTCTTGGCCATCGGCGAATCTGAAACAGCTGGGGCGAAAGCCACAACCACAGAAGAGCAAACTTCCCACACACGTAGCACCTGGTACTCTGGGAATGGAGGACAAGAACTCCTGGTTGACGTTACCAAAGCCATTGGCAAACTCTTGCGATAGCGTGCCGCGCTCGAGTTCCGGGGAGTCCGCCACGCTGAAGAGCAGCAAGCATTCCTCGCGGAGTTCCCTTGCCAAGGGCGACGGTGTAGAGGAAATCCACTTCTCTCTCAGCCTCACCCCAGAGGCCATTCTCGTCATTCAGAAGCGCAACTTGGAGAAGCAGATGATGGCAAAGCAACAGAAGTGTTGCGCCTCTGCAGACTTTCGGCACCGCCGTGTCTTCCCTTCCAGGCGGGCGCAGGGAGCATCCAAGACAAACGTTCCTGTTGCCAAGTTGGAGAGCCCTGAAGACATTAGCGCCATCGTTAAAATATCGCTGTTAAATGATCAGTATAAATATGACGACGTGGAGTACGAAGAGGAGGACGGTGATGTGGACGAAACAGTCGTGAGGAAATGCAAAGAGTGGCTCAAAGGAGTGGAAAGTGCCGCTGCCTTTGGGAAAGTGGACAAACTGGCCACTCTTCCGCATCTAAAAAGCTGA